The genomic region aatctaagcatctaatccattctaggttccataccatgcatttctaaaaatttaaaaggaataagatcagatcattaccagtgatcgccatgaaaggcttggcctcatcagtgtccttagacaactcatagacccttggtgcagaagtctggccacggcttggttccggcttgctaacctcagacctcatcctgcctgatccagcctgaagcttaggacagtcctttcggaagtgtccggccttcccacactggaaacaagtcctagagtcaccaccagccgcttgaccacgactctgatccggtccaggacagtcccggacggagtgatccatcttgccacaccttgtgcaagctcccatggctctccagcactcaccaccATGGCGTCTTCCACACTTTTGGCACTCCGGCCTTCCACCTGAGGTCTTACCCTCATCACTTGAATCTCTCTTCCTTTTCCGGTCACCAGCATGACCAGTACCACTTGCCTGACTCCTACTCTTGAGTCTGGCCTCttcagcaaggttagtctccagcattgccatacGCTCCACCAACTCCGAGACAGTacggaaggtacggactgagcagtaggtccggagctcgaccctaaggcctcttatgaacctgcggacctgaactttctcatcctccaactccttacccacatacttcctgagccggttgaactcctcttcatactccctgactgacctacgcccttgggtcaaatccaagaacttggcctccaaacgatcccatgcttcagctgggaaatacttgtggttgaactcaacctcaaagtcagagaacttctcaatagatccattggtgcgcttgtccacagacagccaccagttgtgtgcatctccctccaggaagtgcactgctatgtctctctggtactcctcagggcaccttgtagacttgaagttccgggccagcctgtccctccattcatccgcctccatagggtcagcacttccagcaaaatgctttgtccctaggcgagatatgtgctctagcaccttcaggtaatccaccttaccagatcttctagctggcggatcaagttcaatcacctcatcaactggtgcaacttgtccagcagctcctggtaccaccacctgaacttgtggagcttgccccacggatgaattcaccaatggagtgattacttgggtcatagccagcatctgactacccatgagCCTGATTGCATCAAGCACCTCTTTCATGGTAGGTTCCACCAGCTGGTTTCCTTGGTTAGCTCCACCATTGGCTGCACCAATGCCTCGGCCGCCCTGATCACCAGCATGTGAGGACTCTCCCTCAGCCTCCATGTCATCTTGTAGCTGCCttgcagcttcctcagcttGCTCTTGCAGCTGTCTAGCTAGTTCAGCTTGCTCCAGCTGCTGCCTAGTCTCTTCAGCCGCCTTTTGCTGCTGTTCCACTAGACCTCCCTGAACCTCAGTCGGAATGATCCGAGCCAAAGGCAATCCAGTTGCACTGTCCACGCCAAGACTTGGATTGGGCAGCACCACACTTGGATTGGTTCCATCCGCGCCACCTGGGCCAGATGCTCCAGCTCCATCCTTAGTCCTCTTGGACTTGCTCCGACTCTTACCACCCTTAGGAGCAtcaaaaacaacacacaagatcaaGGTTAGTAACACTTAACCAATGATCCATCAAAAACAGTTCctaataccaaaaataaatcaagccctatactgtgagactccagccggatgtgtgatgatcaaaccataacccccaagtcctagaatcaagcatgctctgataccaacttgtaagacctgaacctggatcctaagacccaactgatccgcggccttaacctaatcatctatgtgtaattggccggtttatgtccatatttttctaagtcatttccaagtgatctgaggttcatatacatttaacaagcaatgcggaagctaagtaAACATTCatctttattaatataaaccatgtgatccatacaatgtagtaatatcaatcagtttgcacaataggctatgataaGTTCAAtgctatctaaacacacatcacacatccatccttggcttgagtc from Raphanus sativus cultivar WK10039 unplaced genomic scaffold, ASM80110v3 Scaffold1772, whole genome shotgun sequence harbors:
- the LOC130504738 gene encoding uncharacterized protein LOC130504738, whose protein sequence is GGKSRSKSKRTKDGAGASGPGGADGTNPSVVLPNPSLGVDSATGLPLARIIPTEVQGGLVEQQQKAAEETRQQLEQAELARQLQEQAEEAARQLQDDMEAEGESSHAGDQGGRGIGAANGGANQGNQLVEPTMKEVLDAIRLMGSQMLAMTQVITPLVNSSVGQAPQVQVVVPGAAGQVAPVDEVIELDPPARRSGKVDYLKVLEHISRLGTKHFAGSADPMEADEWRDRLARNFKSTRCPEEYQRDIAVHFLEGDAHNWWLSVDKRTNGSIEKFSDFEVEFNHKYFPAEAWDRLEAKFLDLTQGRRSVREYEEEFNRLRKYVGKELEDEKVQVLGGAYGNAGD